The proteins below come from a single Isoptericola dokdonensis DS-3 genomic window:
- a CDS encoding winged helix-turn-helix transcriptional regulator produces the protein MTEFLCGLDAAVAVVGGKWKPLILWALSVQPRRTGELRRELPGVSEKVLIQQLRELERDGVVRREVHDQVPPKVVYSLTDDGFALDRALRPLGDWGEERMIQINAGRQAGTP, from the coding sequence ATGACCGAGTTCCTGTGCGGCCTCGACGCGGCGGTCGCCGTCGTCGGCGGCAAGTGGAAGCCGTTGATCCTGTGGGCGCTGTCGGTGCAGCCGCGCCGCACCGGTGAGCTGCGCCGTGAGCTGCCCGGCGTCTCCGAGAAGGTGCTGATCCAGCAGCTCCGCGAGCTCGAGCGCGACGGCGTGGTGCGGCGCGAGGTGCACGACCAGGTGCCGCCCAAGGTCGTCTACAGCCTCACCGACGACGGCTTCGCGCTCGACCGGGCGCTGCGTCCCCTCGGGGACTGGGGCGAGGAACGGATGATCCAGATCAACGCGGGGCGTCAGGCCGGCACGCCCTGA
- a CDS encoding TIGR03557 family F420-dependent LLM class oxidoreductase, giving the protein MTRFGYTLMTEQSAPTSLVDYAVRAEDVGFDFEVMSDHYFPWLDSQGHSPYAWSVLGAVAQATRRTGLMSFVTCPTLRYHPAVVAQKAATMGLLSEGRFTLGLGAGENLNEHVVGAGWPAVDERHEMLAEAVQIIAALFEGDLLSFRGDHFQVDSARLWDVPDDPVEIGVAVSGRQSVGIFAALADHLVATEPEPGLLQQWDAAREEAELPPSRKFGQLPISWDPDRDAAVGRAHDQFRWFGLGWPVNANLPTTEAFDSASAFVRPADVAESIPCGPDLEAIVEAASAFWEAGFTDLALHQIGDAKQVEFLETAAVPLLEMLRAAAPGDATT; this is encoded by the coding sequence GTGACCAGATTCGGATACACCCTGATGACCGAGCAGTCCGCCCCGACGAGCCTCGTCGACTACGCGGTCCGGGCCGAGGACGTCGGCTTCGACTTCGAGGTGATGAGCGACCACTACTTCCCGTGGCTGGACTCCCAGGGCCACTCGCCGTACGCGTGGAGCGTGCTGGGCGCGGTGGCCCAGGCGACGCGGCGCACCGGGCTGATGTCCTTCGTGACCTGTCCGACGTTGCGCTACCACCCCGCGGTGGTGGCGCAGAAGGCCGCCACGATGGGGCTGCTGTCCGAGGGCAGGTTCACCCTGGGCCTCGGCGCGGGCGAGAACCTCAACGAGCACGTCGTGGGGGCAGGGTGGCCCGCCGTCGACGAGCGGCACGAGATGCTCGCCGAGGCGGTGCAGATCATCGCGGCGCTCTTCGAGGGGGATCTGCTGAGCTTCCGCGGCGACCATTTCCAGGTGGACTCCGCGCGCCTGTGGGACGTGCCGGACGACCCCGTGGAGATCGGTGTCGCGGTGTCGGGGCGACAGTCCGTGGGGATCTTCGCCGCGCTGGCCGACCATCTGGTCGCGACCGAGCCGGAGCCCGGCCTGCTGCAGCAGTGGGACGCCGCGCGCGAGGAGGCCGAGCTGCCGCCGTCCCGGAAGTTCGGGCAGCTGCCGATCTCCTGGGACCCGGACCGCGACGCCGCTGTCGGACGCGCGCACGACCAGTTCCGCTGGTTCGGTCTGGGCTGGCCCGTGAACGCCAACCTGCCCACCACCGAGGCCTTCGACAGCGCGAGCGCGTTCGTGCGGCCCGCGGACGTCGCGGAGTCGATCCCTTGCGGTCCCGACCTCGAGGCGATCGTCGAGGCGGCGTCGGCTTTCTGGGAGGCCGGGTTCACCGACCTGGCGCTGCACCAGATCGGCGACGCCAAGCAGGTGGAGTTCCTCGAGACGGCAGCGGTTCCGCTCCTGGAGATGCTGCGGGCCGCCGCGCCCGGCGACGCGACGACGTGA
- a CDS encoding DNA repair helicase XPB: MPDGPLIVQSDKSILLEVDHPQSGAARRAIAPFAELERAPEHVHTYRLTDLGLWNARAAGHDAEQVVNTLIEYSRYPVPHALLVDVAETMGRYGRLTLHSHPTHGLVLESTDRAVLAEVLKSKRTAGLVGERLDDVSVVVHASERGNLKQALVKLGWPAEDLAGYVDGEAHPIALSPTTRPVYPDEEAAPWEPRPYQQQAVDGFFHGGSGVVVLPCGAGKTIVGAGAMAQSSTTTLILVTNTVSARQWRDELVRRTTLTEDEIGEYSGARKEIRPVTIATYQVLTTKRKGVYSHLELLDARDWGLIVYDEVHLLPAPIFRMTADLQARRRLGLTATLVREDGREDEVFSLIGPKRFDAPWKDIEAQGYIAPADCVEVRLTLPDHERMTYATAEPEDKYRLAACAPGKNRVVEQIVASHPDDQVLVIGQYIDQLEELSAHLDAPLITGATSVKERQRLFGAFRSGEISRLVVSKVANFSIDLPEASVAVQVSGSFGSRQEEAQRLGRVMRPKQDGRTAHFYAVVARDTVDQDFAAHRQRFLAEQGYAYRIVDAEDLGAVQ; this comes from the coding sequence ATGCCCGACGGCCCCCTCATCGTCCAGAGCGACAAGTCGATCCTGCTGGAGGTCGACCACCCGCAGTCCGGTGCCGCACGCCGCGCCATCGCGCCGTTCGCCGAGCTGGAGCGCGCCCCCGAGCACGTGCACACCTACCGGCTCACCGACCTCGGCCTGTGGAACGCGCGCGCCGCGGGCCACGACGCCGAGCAGGTCGTCAACACCCTCATCGAGTACTCGCGGTACCCGGTGCCGCACGCGCTGCTCGTGGACGTCGCCGAGACGATGGGCCGCTACGGACGCCTCACCCTGCACTCGCACCCGACGCACGGGCTGGTGCTGGAGTCGACGGACCGCGCCGTGCTCGCCGAGGTGCTGAAGTCGAAGCGGACCGCCGGACTGGTGGGCGAACGGCTCGACGACGTCTCCGTCGTCGTCCACGCCTCCGAGCGCGGCAACCTCAAGCAGGCGCTCGTCAAGCTGGGCTGGCCCGCGGAGGACCTGGCCGGGTACGTGGACGGCGAGGCGCACCCGATCGCCCTGTCCCCCACCACCCGTCCGGTGTACCCGGACGAGGAGGCGGCCCCCTGGGAGCCGCGCCCCTACCAGCAGCAGGCCGTCGACGGGTTCTTCCACGGCGGGTCCGGCGTCGTCGTGCTGCCCTGCGGCGCCGGCAAGACGATCGTCGGTGCGGGCGCCATGGCGCAGTCGAGCACGACGACGCTGATCCTGGTGACCAACACGGTCAGCGCCCGGCAGTGGCGCGACGAGCTGGTGCGCCGCACGACGCTCACCGAGGACGAGATCGGCGAGTACTCCGGCGCCCGCAAGGAGATCCGCCCCGTCACCATCGCGACCTACCAGGTGCTCACGACGAAGCGGAAGGGCGTGTACTCCCACCTGGAGCTCCTGGACGCCCGCGACTGGGGCCTCATCGTCTACGACGAGGTGCACCTGCTGCCCGCGCCGATCTTCCGGATGACCGCGGACCTGCAGGCCCGCCGCCGTCTCGGGCTCACCGCAACGCTCGTGCGGGAGGACGGCCGCGAGGACGAGGTGTTCTCCCTCATCGGGCCCAAGCGGTTCGACGCCCCGTGGAAGGACATCGAGGCGCAGGGGTACATCGCGCCGGCCGACTGCGTCGAGGTGCGCCTCACCCTGCCCGACCACGAGCGGATGACGTACGCGACGGCCGAGCCGGAGGACAAGTACCGGCTCGCCGCGTGCGCCCCGGGCAAGAACCGGGTGGTGGAGCAGATCGTCGCCTCCCACCCGGACGACCAGGTGCTCGTCATCGGCCAGTACATCGACCAGCTGGAGGAGCTGAGCGCGCACCTCGACGCGCCCCTGATCACCGGTGCGACGTCGGTCAAGGAGCGGCAGCGCCTCTTCGGCGCGTTCCGGTCCGGCGAGATCTCCCGCCTCGTGGTGTCGAAGGTCGCGAACTTCTCCATCGACCTGCCCGAGGCGTCGGTCGCGGTCCAGGTGTCCGGCTCGTTCGGGTCCCGCCAGGAGGAGGCGCAGCGGCTGGGTCGCGTCATGCGGCCCAAGCAGGACGGTCGCACCGCGCACTTCTACGCCGTCGTCGCCCGCGACACCGTGGACCAGGACTTCGCGGCCCACCGTCAGCGGTTCCTGGCGGAGCAGGGGTACGCCTACCGCATCGTCGACGCCGAGGACCTGGGCGCAGTGCAGTAG
- a CDS encoding helicase-associated domain-containing protein codes for MAGTYAEWVRQRSDDELVALLAARPDLGTPAPSSLRSLAARAASRTSTERAVAHLDAGTLAVLEALVALASDRTPVAPDDLAAALGTAADAVRRVLEIARPAGLVWDDGDGLHPAPGLEEVLGPYPAGLGPARPSDGPAPDLDLPRASAAEQQVLDALAWGPPVGVVPAPGSTARTAVDGLVDAGLLLRTDARHVLLPRDVGLALRAGRTHRDPQLVAPRPPGRPVPPAAVDAEAAGAALEAVRLVARLVAAWDADPPRTLRAGGLTVRDLRRLALDLETDESTAAVVVEVAATAGLVADDGDSPASYVPTADADRWEEGDDADRWAGLALAWASSRRTAWQVGSRDEKGTVRAPLSPDLHRPWVPRLRAAVLDVLDAQPGTALGVGDVVEVLRWSSPRAVPPEAAVAGLLREAALLGVTGAGALSAPGAVLTGVAPGSGTDGPGDVTRVVLAERLRAALPAEVHEVLLQGDLTGIVPGRPDAELARLLALTADVESRGAATTVRFSTASVTRALDQGRSGDDLLAELAHRSPVPVPQPLDYLVRDTARRHEALRVGAVQAYVRAADPAVLAGLVEDPRLARLGLVRLAPTVVGAAVPPAELHDVLRERGLLSALEGPDGRAVGRRARPPRLDRGRVRRDAPTVRGTDDDARAAVVARMRGTPVATPVAATAGTTSVTLPAGSAPSDRATTVEAPAPPPAVADDPVSSPGDALALLHEAIRDGRVVWIEMAGRTGALERRALRPLRLDGGRLRALDADREAELTVAVHRIASVEPA; via the coding sequence ATGGCCGGTACCTATGCCGAGTGGGTGCGGCAGCGCAGCGACGACGAGCTCGTCGCCCTGCTCGCGGCTCGCCCCGACCTCGGCACCCCCGCCCCGTCGTCGCTGCGCTCCCTGGCCGCGCGCGCCGCGAGCCGCACCAGCACCGAGCGCGCCGTCGCCCACCTCGACGCCGGCACCCTCGCCGTGCTCGAGGCCCTCGTGGCGCTGGCCTCCGACCGGACGCCGGTCGCGCCGGACGACCTCGCCGCCGCCCTCGGGACCGCGGCCGACGCCGTGCGCCGCGTGCTCGAGATCGCCCGCCCGGCGGGCCTGGTGTGGGACGACGGCGACGGGCTGCACCCGGCCCCCGGCCTGGAGGAGGTGCTCGGGCCCTACCCGGCAGGTCTCGGCCCCGCCCGCCCGTCCGACGGCCCGGCGCCGGACCTCGACCTCCCGCGGGCCTCCGCGGCCGAGCAGCAGGTCCTCGACGCCCTCGCCTGGGGTCCGCCCGTCGGCGTCGTCCCGGCACCCGGCTCCACGGCGCGCACGGCCGTCGACGGGCTGGTGGACGCCGGGCTGCTGCTGCGCACCGACGCCCGCCACGTCCTGCTGCCCCGGGACGTGGGCCTCGCCCTGCGTGCCGGGCGCACGCACCGCGACCCGCAGCTCGTCGCGCCGCGACCGCCGGGCCGCCCGGTCCCCCCGGCCGCGGTCGACGCCGAGGCGGCCGGCGCCGCGCTGGAGGCCGTGCGGCTCGTCGCCCGCCTGGTGGCCGCCTGGGACGCCGACCCGCCGCGCACCCTGCGGGCCGGCGGGCTGACCGTCCGCGACCTGCGGCGGCTCGCGCTCGACCTGGAGACGGACGAGTCGACGGCGGCGGTCGTGGTCGAGGTGGCCGCCACCGCGGGGCTCGTCGCGGACGACGGCGACTCCCCCGCCTCGTACGTGCCGACCGCGGACGCGGACCGCTGGGAGGAGGGCGACGACGCGGACCGGTGGGCCGGCCTCGCGCTCGCCTGGGCGTCGTCGCGCCGGACCGCCTGGCAGGTGGGGTCGCGCGACGAGAAGGGCACCGTGCGGGCGCCGCTGTCCCCCGACCTGCACCGCCCCTGGGTCCCCCGGCTGCGGGCCGCGGTGCTCGACGTCCTGGACGCGCAGCCGGGCACTGCGCTGGGTGTCGGGGACGTGGTCGAGGTGCTGCGGTGGAGCTCCCCACGGGCGGTGCCGCCGGAGGCCGCCGTCGCGGGGCTGCTCCGCGAGGCCGCGCTGCTGGGCGTCACCGGGGCGGGCGCGCTGTCCGCGCCGGGGGCCGTGCTGACCGGTGTCGCCCCGGGCTCCGGCACGGACGGCCCGGGCGACGTGACGCGGGTGGTGCTCGCCGAGCGCCTGCGCGCCGCGCTCCCGGCCGAGGTGCACGAGGTGCTCCTCCAGGGCGACCTCACGGGGATCGTGCCCGGGCGTCCCGACGCCGAGCTGGCGCGGCTGCTCGCGCTGACGGCCGACGTGGAGTCCCGCGGTGCCGCGACGACGGTCCGGTTCTCCACGGCGTCGGTCACCCGCGCCCTCGACCAGGGCCGCTCCGGCGACGACCTGCTGGCCGAGCTGGCGCACCGCTCTCCCGTGCCCGTCCCGCAGCCGTTGGACTACCTCGTCCGGGACACCGCCCGGCGCCACGAGGCCCTGCGGGTCGGAGCCGTGCAGGCGTACGTGCGGGCGGCGGACCCTGCGGTGCTCGCCGGGCTCGTCGAGGACCCACGGCTCGCCCGGCTGGGACTGGTGCGGCTGGCGCCGACGGTGGTCGGCGCCGCCGTGCCTCCCGCCGAGCTGCACGACGTGCTGCGCGAACGCGGCCTGCTCTCGGCGCTCGAGGGACCGGACGGGCGGGCGGTGGGCCGCCGGGCCCGGCCGCCGCGCCTCGACCGGGGCCGCGTCCGCCGGGACGCGCCGACGGTCCGCGGCACCGACGACGACGCCCGGGCCGCCGTCGTCGCCCGGATGCGCGGGACCCCCGTCGCGACCCCCGTCGCGGCGACGGCGGGCACCACGTCGGTCACCCTGCCGGCGGGCTCCGCGCCGTCGGACCGGGCCACGACCGTCGAGGCCCCGGCACCGCCGCCCGCCGTCGCGGACGATCCGGTCTCCTCCCCGGGGGACGCCCTCGCGCTGCTCCACGAGGCGATCCGCGACGGGCGCGTGGTGTGGATCGAGATGGCCGGGCGCACGGGCGCCCTGGAGCGGCGGGCGCTGCGCCCGCTGCGGCTCGACGGCGGGCGCCTGCGCGCCCTCGACGCGGACCGGGAGGCCGAGCTCACCGTGGCGGTGCACCGGATCGCGTCGGTGGAGCCCGCCTGA